The Nematostella vectensis chromosome 6, jaNemVect1.1, whole genome shotgun sequence region CTTTAAAAAGATATTCGAATTGCACTTCCTTCCGGTCTAACAAAGAATTTCATGTGTTTCGCACGAGGCAGCCCTCCCCGTATGCGTGGCCAGTCAGCGGAACGTCACGTGTTTTATTTTAGCCCGCTTTTCGAACGTTTGAGTGGGATAGATGTCTGCGGAGAGAATGTAAGAAAAGtcgcattttttttgtcgcaGCGATCATAAGCATGCTGCACATTCCTGCTCAACTTGTGATCCCAAGCCGGATGGAGCTAATTACTCCTCAACATCAACGCTATAAGGTACGCTAAGCTTTACCAAGTGAAGCGGAGTCTTTGAGTTAGAGATACTGCCAGCTTTCGCGCAATGAGTCGCTTAGTCATCTGGGTGGGCTGTGGGAAATGCCACGTCTTCGGCGGACCCGGCGCCGGTGATAGAGCCAGCGGCAGCGGCTATTATAAAACAGTTAGAGTGTAATCTTAGTAGAGACAGATGGCTTATCCATAGGAAACCAAGGGGCTTTCCAAGTATCCCAAAACAGGTCCCCTCGCGACCAAACAAGTGCACATTTTTAAGACCTCCCGCGAAAGTTTTGAATACGCATGCGTTATTGACATTTGTTGACATTTTATGCGGACGCGCGTGCTGAGTGCTCTGACGTCGGCTACTTAGCTGCCGTCAATGAAGCGCTACACTTCAGATAGAAACATCGCGCGCGCGTTACGGACACCACGTTCAATTGACCACTACTACACCGTAGTAGAATTCTAGTTTGTACGCAATGACGCTCAGTTCACTGATAGTATTTGTGtcgtttttattatttttgacgGAGGTCGACTCTCGACCGGTGGAGGAAGGCACTTACGACTCGGTAAACTCAAGATTACCTCGACGGACGAAAGTAAGTGGTAGCAGAATAGATTGTATGCGATACATGTGTGAGAGGTACGAACTCGTGTGTTTACATTGGGTCAAAAAGCCGGTCGAGCGTAGCGGTCCTTGGGAATACTCTTAACTGTTGGTCGCTGATTCGTGActcttttatctttatttcttAGAGATTCCCCACGATCAGTGCGAATCTGAGAAATTTACCCAAAGGCAAGAAAACAAGATTGCCTTCTCCACAGTATTTATTGAAAGATGTTTATATTTTCAAAGACTTGTTCGAGGAGAAACAATCCTCGGATGATAGTCACACAGGAAGAGACACGGCATTGAATTTAAACACGTTACAGGGCAAACTACGGTTGAAACTCCATCAGTTTGACGAAGCACAGACTCTAAGCTCACCACGATGCGGCGTTACTGAACAAAACATGAGAAAGGGGAGGGAGACCCTCAGAGACTTCGCCAACAGACTTCGGGTCACAACAACAAGAAGGGTTCGCAGATTCGTTACCCAGGGAAGCAAATGGTCACATTCTAAGATTCGCTGGACGATTAAATCGGGTGATTTTAGCTCAAAGATGAGTGAGGCTTCTGTGAAGTCGGTACTTACTAACGCCTTCCGCACATGGGCTGAGGTCATTCCTCTTGTCTTCCGATGGGAACCGATCGCTACAAGAGCCGACATTACCATTCGTTTTGTTACAGGTTAGTAATGTTAGCAATTATAAACCTTTTAGTTATTATTAAGCTTGTGGAATACCCCTCGTTAGTTTTAATTATAGTATTTTTAATTAGTGTCGACAAGGCCCAAGTttgcaaattaaaaaaaaacattcaaataTATTCCGGACATTTACAATATTTGAGTCGTAGCAATTTGTTCGTTACTGGTTTCTTGAACAAGATGAAGCAATGTCTATTTTGAAATTTGAGGACGTACTTCCTGACTGACACGGAGCACATGCCGGGAGAAGGATAGAATAATCGCCACTAAACTTATACCGACACGCAAACAAGCTACCATGAACGTCGTGAAACAAAGAAACAGGGCATCTCCTGCATTGACAAAAGTTTGCAGATACGCGGCAATAAGCAGCCgatcaataataatagtaCTTTAGAATCAGAAGCTATGGCAACAAGCATCGATAGCGCAATCATTTCAAATCGAATACAAGGATTACTGATCTTATTGAAAAGTATCATTCTAGAGCCAAAAGCAGGAGTAGAGGTGGATTATCTGTAATTAGTAAACAAAAGGTTTAGCTTAAGCTAAGGGTCCGAATTTCCATTCATTGATTTGCCGCCAGTAAAAGTGTGAATGAACCGCAGGCATCATGCGAGCGCGCGAAAAACTGGCTTATCCCGCAGCGCCCACATGCCTCGAATACTTTGCGAACACTTGCAGGTAAATGCGAGCACTCCGATGTCTAGTGCGAGAATCGATCACTTTTCAGTTTTAATTATCACGGGAGAAGTCTGCTTTCATCTTGCAGTCGGATCTTTGTGCGCAACTAGGTGTAACTAGTAAAAGGAGTTTTTAACCATGATTAGTCTATTCTAAAGCCTGCTAAAAGAAAACGAACAAAcgagcatttttttttgcagttatCATATAGGAAAATATGGCTAATATTCATGTAAACACGTCTAAAAAAATTCCCCAGTATGCGGATATTTACTGTGAGTATGATTTTGGAGCTATTCAGAGCGTTTGCTGTCGCCTTTAATCGCTAACCGAATCGCGAATCGGACCCCCTAAAAGAAGCTTTTCGGATAAGTTCGGCATTTCCTTCTTATAGGCGCTCAGTTCCAATAACCCCAAACTCTTGATAATTAGTAATTATTACCACTTCAAACGTTAAGTATCTATTTTGCAATTTCTGCACCAAGTTGTCGAGAGTTTTCATGTAAATGTGTTTGTAGAATGTCACTGCCTTAAACCACAATCCTTTTGTCCTTCCTGGCTTATTGTTCTTTTATTTGTTCTTTTACGTAAACGGAAACgtttttaatgttttaatgaatatttttcttttccgcAAACAGCAAGGAACAATGTTGGCGCAAAGTATCTATTCAAAACGGCCGGAAACCAATTTATTGTGTTACATAATATGTGGTCTAGTGCTCCCTTGGACTTTCCCACTCTTTTCCATACTTTACGGGATTTTGTAACTTGTTTATATCCGAAGCGGAAGAGTTAGCCAAGAACATGATATATATTTAGATAGTGGTTGCAAATACATGTGTTTTTCCCTGAAAAACATGAAAAGCGATTCAGGGttttaaatatgaaaaataattaaGTGCACGACATTCTTTTAATAAAAGCTGCCATTGCTACTTTTTGTGTGGTCTTGGGGTTTTACAAGTAATAAAGCAATTGAGCCTTCGGTCTTTGATAAGATAACCTGTGTATCAATTTCTCATGATACACGCAATTCTGGCGTGGTGCGAAGATCAGGCGATTCGCGATCAGGCGATTCGCGATCAGGCGATCGAACCAAGGCgggtcccctcccccccaaatgATACCATTTGTTAAATAAGAATTAATACCTCCATGTAACAACGCACTCGAttcaaaatatgaaaatgaTTCCAGCCGCATATACGTGACGACCACTACTTTTTGTGGGAGGAAAACGTCTTTAGTCAATGTCTTTATTATTGTCTCGCGCTTGCATAGTTGAGAGAAGCGATATGGGAATTTATAAATGGAGTGTATAAAAGCGAGACGTGAAAAGcactgtctgatacatttcggCCTTTCAGCCTTACATTTCTCCAACTACGACGTGAAAACACAAAGTTTCACGGTCTTTTGAAGACCGGAACGTTTTCGCTGCAAACCCAAATAGATTTGACCGCCAAGACAAAAACAAGGTCTTAAGCTTGACTTTGCTTAATTGGAACGATAAAAATTAATCGAGACTTGTTAAGAAATAAGCGCTAAGCTAAAAAGTGATTTGCAAAAGGTCTTTATTCAACATCAAGTAACTCTGTTTTAATTTCATCATGCGGATGCTAGAAAAGGGCAAGAAAAAACGTTTCTTAGGAAAGCTATTCTTTTGTcggttttattttttgtcagaGTTTAGTTTAGTTAAGTTGAAAATATCGCAACAGTTTTCTAAagtcagccgatggaaatgtaTTCTTTTACACTCTCGGTATTTTGCTTGGATGAAAAAGTGGTGGCTGCTAGAGATAGTTGAAATTGGATCTTTCCCACAGGCGGCGCCGCGCGCCATGGCCATTTGATGCGAGCACTTGTAATTTGGCTGTCTATTGGATTTTTCGTCGCTTGCCTAAATCAGCAATCAGCCGACCACTATCTCTTACACTTGCGGTTGTTACTGTAGTGTTACCTTCCGGACTCATGAGAGCTAATGCTTCTATGATGGTTAAAGAGCTTAATTAAGTTTCCGGTGGAATAAAAAGTTAATTGATACCCTAGTGCGTGATGTAATTTTGATTATAGAATATCACGCAAATGCAGCGAAGAAACACGCGCCCATCTGTGTGCGAGATGTGTTTTTCTTAGGGTGTTATGGTGGGGCACACGAATATAATATTCAACCCTTCCTAATACAATCGCTTTAGCAATGGAGTCGCTCTCAGTAATTCTTCAAAGTTTCTGTCTTAATGAGTCAACCGTAAAACAAGTTGATTGCTTAGGCTTTGGTTGCACTGCACTAGTGTCTTTGAAATCTATAATTTACACGTAGATAGCTGCTTATacaaattttgaatgaaaaacaTCAATATCATAGATACAGCTTTAATTGGTAGTTATATTAATTACTCGTATGACCCACCAGTCCCCCTCCTACTCCAGGTTACCATGGCGACTCGAAGAGCTTCGACGGTCCTGGCAACGAGCTTGCGCATGCGTTTTACCCCCAATATGGCGGCGACATCCACTTCGACGATGACGAGCCGTGGACGCCGTCGACGAGCGACGCTACGCACAAGAGTCTCCTGAAGGTGGCGACGCACGAGATTGGCCACAGCCTAGGCCTGTCCCACTCCACCCAGGCAGGGTCCATTATGAACCCTGTGTATGCGCTCGTGGGGACCTCCCTCGGAGATGACGACATTAAAGGTGTCCAGAGCCTTTACGGTAAGAGGCGTGGTCGCTAAGAAGTAGAGGGCGTGGGCGATGAGGGGTAGAGAAGGCGTGGTCGCATGGTTAGGAGGTGCGTGGACAGTAAGGTGGACAATAAGGTTTACATCGGTAAGACGCAAGGTCCCTATCGGGTAAATAAGGCGAGGCACTTTGTGCTTGTATCAGGCGTATTCGCATGGTAGAAGGCGTGGTCGCATGGAAGAAGGCGTGGTCGCATGGTAGAAGAAGGAGTCGTCACCAAGTGTGGATAAGGCAGGGCCGCATGGTAGAAGGCGTGGTAATACGGTATGGTATCTTTAAAAGGAGAGCTGGATTCAAATTCTAATTTCAAAGGCATGCTAAATTAAACCCATTTTTTGTGGTTAAGTTATAACAATGTAATGTTTTAGTGTGACTGCAAGTAGAACCAGGCGCGTACCAAGGATTGACTGGGGGGGAGGGATATGCGGAGtaatatggaaaaagcattggaaatattttgagatttcttaataagaaatgacccacgtTTTGGTGCGTGCGTCTCCCCCCTAAGTACGGGCCTGCATGATAACATATTCTGACCAACCACAATGACATGAGCTTTCATATAGAGTTTAGATGTTCGCAACAGTCTCTTCCATGTGACAATGTTAATGTTTAGTGACCTTGAGGTGCTCCGTCTCTCCCGTCCTGAGAGTGTGGTTTCCCTAAGTTATCCCTCGTTAATGAGATCCGGACATTGAGACTCGCGCGGTATGGCAGCTATGACATGCCCACGAGCAAACACATCGCAATACTAGACTTTATATTCTAATCATCGCTAGGTTTGATAAGGTAGAGTAACACAAGGACTATAGCTTGGTACGAATGTTTATGTTTAATACTCCGACTTGTAAGAGACGCAAGTTTGTATGATGGCAAATTTGGCCAACTTAGGCAAATATTTATGTTTTCCTTTCTATAAACGGAAGTGTGGATGTAAACGCAATTGTCACAACAATGTAATTTTTTTCATAGTGTTTGACTTTAGACAAGATGCAGATATATAGTGACCAAACTCATAATCGCTGTGCCTTAGATTTGGCATCTACAGCCAATCCTTAGTGTGAAAATCTAACTGCATGTTCGCCCCGACCTGCCTTCCGTAATACGCGTTCTAAAGATTCTAAGATTTGCGTCACATATCTCGTGCTAGTCATAGTCCCAGTCACATGTCATTACGATAATTTTACGCGTGAGTAAAAGTATGTTCCGACCCTTATTTTTACCGCGCATTTGGTGTGACACGTGTTTGTGTGCTACTTTCACGTTCGCGCGTGACCCGCGTGTCTGACGCGTGCGTGGGAGTAAAGAGTAATAGGTGTGCTGATAGTTGTGCTATTAACCCTCAGCCTGCAGTTCTGACCAGTGGTTGCTGCGTGTAAAAAGTGAGAATTAGTAGACGGTAATAGCTGAGACAACAGAAGTGTAATTTCGTACGTTTGTCTTTCATTACTAATTTTTATGCTCGCGTATAATTATTCtaactttaaaaaagaaatagtgCTCTCACTTTTAACTTAGGGTGAATCTAGCACATCATCACATTTATGAAAATACCCGTATATAGGTTGTCTTTAGCTTATTACTTAAAGAACGAGTTGATAAACTTGCTCGTGTTTCGCAGGTCTGTGCGATCCCATCAAAATCGATGCCATCGAGTCTTACATGCATAACGGTCAGACCTACATCTTCAAGGGCTCAAGCTACTGGCGATACGACGACCTCAACAAACGCGCCGCACCAGGCTACCCTACTCCAATCACAGCCTGGCTTGGCGTGCCCAACGACATTGACGAGGCGTTTCTATGGGGACACAACTGGCAGTACTACTTTTTTAAAGGCCCAGACTACTACAGATACAACGGTGTCACCGACTCTGTAGACCCAGGCTACCCGCGGTTGATTTCGCAAGGGTGGCCTGGACTCCCTGCCAGTGGCATCGACGCCGGATTCACTTTCTCTAACCAAGTGAGTTACTTCTTCAAAGGTGACTTGTGCTATCAGTTTGATAACACGTTAGGACGTGTCGCAACTGGATGGCCCAAGCTAATCCGTGATGTCTGGTCAGGGGTACCTAACGATCTGGACTCGGTGTTtcgttggtataatgatggcGAGACGTATTTCTTCAAGGGGCAAAATTACTGGAAATGGGACAGTTCAACTTACCGTGCTAGGGGACCGTTCACTATCATGCATGGCTGGCAAAACCTATGTGAGGTATAAATAGACCATCTACAACTCTGAGTTGCGAAAACAAAATTGCGGGCGGGACTTGCTCGCGACCAGGTACCGcgcgcaatttttttttttaaaaactcgTATATTTCGAAGTGAACTACACTAGCATCATTTAAAAGTAATACATTTATTGAATATTTAATTCTATCTAGTTTGTATATTATTTGCGAAATATGCTATGGTGTATCCCATTAAGTTTCCGCACGCCCTACCCGAATCTATAAGTAAAGCAGTTGCAAATGTTTCGGAGAAACCATCTTTAAACTGGTCTACAATATTTGTTTACCATTGAGTAAGATTAGGCACAAAATTGACACCACCATTTACCCAGAATTCCCAGGGAACAAGATTAGGCTCGCGGAAACATTCTGATTCTGGGGGATCACATGCATATCACGTGACTCTGACCATTCGCTCGACCTGACCCAACTACATCTGTTAATAGGGCACGGGTGATGAGCGTGCTAAGATTATTAATCACCAGTTTAATGTACATATTAATTAAACCTATATATTCTTAATGCATTTATTGCATCATGTAAAGCGACTTATTTTCGCTAATTTAAGACATGCAAGAATTGATTTCTGCTAATTGATCAACAagaattaaaatttattttatatttatatcttTTATGGGAAAAGCTCGTCGACGCTATGCTTTCCGAGGAAGCATTAATCAAATCGGATTTGACCAGCGGGTCGCGGATCGATCCCGCAGAACAATGAATTGCTTTGTATATACTTGTTTTCAACACAGTTAACCCACGCTTTTCTACTCATTGCTTCTTGAAACGTCAAACGTGGAATACCTGTGGCATGAAACTTAAAGAGAATGAATAACAAAAACCCATTTGGGTGTGCTTGACacaattgatttttttcaatgaaGAAATTAGAATTCAAAGATTTTGtgataaaaaacaacataaaagaaaaacaaaattttgatataTTGAAACTCTTGCTTCACTTGTTATAGAATTTCCTCTCTTAGCAGAGAAACAAAGAAAGCTCTGAGTAACGACAAAGTTGTAATGACAGCTCTTTCTACGAATACGAAAAAATGTTGTGTCCTTGTGATGCTGAAAGTGTTCTGTTTGATACAGTAAATTAatctagaaataaaaaaatcgcgTTCAATCTACGGTAGAACTGGTTTTCTAATGCAAAAGCATTATTTTGCGTTCGAATCATctatctatatatattttgattACTGCTTTTGAGATAGACATTCATATAAAATAGACTTTCCCTATTTTGTATCTATACTCTATGTTCGATTTGTAAAGAACAGAATTTCATAACGAAAAGAAGTCAATCTCTATAAATATAACCTCAATTAAGCGGACATATCGCTCCTCTGCACATACTATATTTTGTATGATTGTAGATGTAGAATGGACTTTTTTCTAAAAACTAATGAAACAAAAAGTACATTGCGTTTACTTGTGTTTCACAGGTTTTTGAAAATGTCACTATATTAACTACAATGTAATCGTATTTTTTAGCATTTGGATTTTCTCGTTGTCCTTTCGCCTGAAACATTAGGACGccgtcgaaaaaaaaaagtatatagtTGATTGTATAGCGTATATCTTAGTTATATTATATCCAATTTATGTTATCGTTGTGTGCAGCTCTCCCCCACTTGTTTACCATTGATTGGTGGTTTATTGAGGCACGAGCATTTCATAGCGCGACGTGCGCTGCCGTGGGCACCTTGTTGTGAAGTCAATAATAATGCAAGAAACTTGTTATCTGGTTTACAGGGACTTTACTAAATAATCAGCGAGACAAAGAAATGCTTGAGTGCACATCATAGCCCCACAGAATTTCCTAGTTATGAAGTTCAAATAAATGTGTGCTTCTCAcatgctgattggctaacgCTCTTCAAGCGTtttattggtggccacggcaGCGCGCGGTAGAATGGGAGGCTGCTTGTTTCCTTGATTCTTGGTTGCACTTCAGATTGCTCCCCATCATCTCCTCCCaatagggggtggggtggggtgggggagtcCAACCCACCTCAACAGGTTGAGAACGATTAAATTTGTCCGTGATTATAGTTATAGTTTTTGTCAAGATCGTGTTTATAGTGATTTATTTGCCCTGTAATACGAATAGATAATAACaatgattacaagtcatatgTAACTTAAAGAAAATCAATACGTTTGTCGCTGGATCGACTGAAATATAATACTTTATTGGACAACGAGAGTGATCGTAATAAATTTATAGAACCCAAATGATGCCCCTTCCACACACACAAACTGGGAAAATGGGAAATAGAATAGAAATCCTGAAATGGAAAACCTCTTTTGGAGGAATAACAAATAAGCCACTCCCTCTAGAATCATTATTGAATAATAAGCTCTGTCTCTATGCCTCGCCTCTCCTAGTCCGTATACATAACAGCCTTCAATGAGTATAGGTGATTCAATTGATTCGTTTAAATGTAGAAAAGACAAGTATACAAGGGGTTGAACTATTAGAAAGGGCCCAATACCCATTGTAAAAATGGCTAAAAATCAGATATTAAAATAGACTCCCCAATAAGTTCTCTTCGAGGCAAAAAAAGGTACACGTCCCTGGGGACTTGTAAGAGCTTTTACGGCATAACATTCCCAAACGATACCCATTTTTGGGATTTCAGTCGCATTTCCCGTCATCCAAGAACTTCGTTGATATCTGGCTTAAATTTCTGACATCCTCCTAACCTAATACAAGGCAAGCCAGAACCTGCAAATAATATCCTCCTAACCTAATACAAGGCAAGCCAGAACCTGCAAATAACATCCTCCTAACCTAATACAAGGCAAGCCAGAACCTGCAAATAATATCCTCCTGACCTAATACAAGGCAAGCCAGAACCTGCAAATTACTACTCTTCCGCTCTGCCACTGGAGGTCTCCCATGAAATCATGAGAGCGCGCGAGAAACGCGGAATGCCGGGAGGTCGTTTAAGGTTAAGAGCCTCTTGTCGCTTCGCCGATAAGAGAACCCACGGACAGGGTCAAGGCAACATGAACCGGCGATTAGAGTGAGCGGGTGACACAGACTTGACGACAAGCCACTTGGGAAAATGAGAGAGACTAGATTCCCACGAAGCCCTCTTATTAAACTGGTAGCCGAAATTCTTCTAGATAACCCTCAGTACTTTTCCATGTAAATGTCTTTTATAGAATTTGTCTCAGATTTAACCAACTATTGGAATATGATTCGAGTGaatcaaatttgtttttcgGAATAGGGGTCGTTTAAAGGCGGTGTTTCATCTTACCCCCTAGACTCAATAACTTGcacaaacttttttttttcgttggtCATTTTAGTCGAAATGTTATTTCATCTACATGGTAACAACATCCGGGTTTCTGGAGTCTGCaagagggtggggtgggggataTCCCAAGTCAGTTCGAGTTAGTGTGGAGTAAGAGATAACCCAGCTCGACAAGGccgaggttctactgtatgacGTAACCaaacattttgtcatcctagcaaagtaccaagtgagAGAAAGCATCATTTCCATCgactgatttggggaagcttttgcgatattttcgattgaattatCTAAAATCTGTTTAAGATAGATATGCTCATTCTTTTTACCACTTACCGATTATAATAACAGCAGTAATAAGGACTCTTGAGTATTATTTTCAAGGAATGTGCCGAGGAAATTATAGCACTCGCCATGTTTGcggcttttatttttcctactCGTTAGagagaaaagtaaaaaaaaaaaaatcgagtacaaataaaacaagtgCGAACAAAGAATAGCAAAAGTCAAGAATTTTATTTACACAAGATACCCCACACACATTACAACTTAACGAAGAAAACGACCCTGGAATAAAATTGCCGCAAGGGCGTGGCCAGGGTCTAGGGGTTCCAGATCTCCCTTACCCCAATATCATAGTTATCTcttcttttgttgttgttgttgttgttgaagacCCTCGCCACAACCTTAAACAACACGAGACACGATAAAGACTACAAGCACGTGCTACTCTCCCCTCGTATCACTTCAGCTTGTTCAAAAAGTACAAAATCTAAGGCGGGCAGCCTAAATATATTCCTGTCTATTGGACGACAGGTAATCAAAGGGAGCTACTTATTACTAGATTCTGCagttgttgttggtgtagCAGGTGTAGCCTGGGCTTGCTGTGTAGCTGAACCAGCCACAGACTTGGAAGACGCATCGCTGAGCCGGTCAGCCTTACTGACTGATGACGACTGCGCTGTGGTTGCAGCCACCGCGGGAGAAGTTGTCTCCACCTTGGAGCGAGTTGTTGTAGTGGGATGCATCGGCCCAACCACCAACACATTACCGTCTGCAGTAGTGGTAGCAATGACCCGCGTGCCAGGAGGAAGCCCGGCAAGGACAGACTGCATATTGACGGCTGAGCCACCCTTGATCATGACAGAATGGGGCAGAACCCCTGACCGGCTCACAACTAGATGTGGACGGGTGGAAGCAGCAGAGGTAGAAGCACCCTGTAGGAGCTGGGTCACTGGTGCCGTCAATTGCGTGGTTGTTCTTGTTGTCAAAGTAGAGGTTGGAgctctatttattacatttccCTGTGTAACAGCCACTCTAATCGGGAGATTTAAGCTGACTGTCCGTCCTTGTGTACTTGGCGATGTAAGCTGTATTGAGGCTGGTACTTGTCCAGTTCTCTGGTTGACTGTCTGACTCTGGCTCAGACGCCCTCCTATTTGGACTGAAGGTGGTACCTGGCCAGCTGTAGACCTAGCAGCATTGGCTTGAGCTGCAAGCGCTTTAGCACTGTTGGCAATCTGGGCAATCACTGTGGCTGGTACTGATACCTGAGCTGGTGAGCCTGGTTTGGCCAT contains the following coding sequences:
- the LOC5509262 gene encoding matrix metalloproteinase-14, with the protein product MTLSSLIVFVSFLLFLTEVDSRPVEEGTYDSVNSRLPRRTKRFPTISANLRNLPKGKKTRLPSPQYLLKDVYIFKDLFEEKQSSDDSHTGRDTALNLNTLQGKLRLKLHQFDEAQTLSSPRCGVTEQNMRKGRETLRDFANRLRVTTTRRVRRFVTQGSKWSHSKIRWTIKSGDFSSKMSEASVKSVLTNAFRTWAEVIPLVFRWEPIATRADITIRFVTGYHGDSKSFDGPGNELAHAFYPQYGGDIHFDDDEPWTPSTSDATHKSLLKVATHEIGHSLGLSHSTQAGSIMNPVYALVGTSLGDDDIKGVQSLYGLCDPIKIDAIESYMHNGQTYIFKGSSYWRYDDLNKRAAPGYPTPITAWLGVPNDIDEAFLWGHNWQYYFFKGPDYYRYNGVTDSVDPGYPRLISQGWPGLPASGIDAGFTFSNQVSYFFKGDLCYQFDNTLGRVATGWPKLIRDVWSGVPNDLDSVFRWYNDGETYFFKGQNYWKWDSSTYRARGPFTIMHGWQNLCEV